A genomic window from Cyprinus carpio isolate SPL01 chromosome B9, ASM1834038v1, whole genome shotgun sequence includes:
- the LOC109100258 gene encoding transmembrane protein 169-like, translating into MEQVEQLRSDSPQLESVRSEVSEGQVDEGSSGTSTRRKRRKREHRPESIIVYRSDPERAAGEEDHGGDSEGGERNSEEGATFLNNPSSEGWAVSPDSRYVTLTGTITRGKKKGQMVDIHVTLTEKELQEMARSKERLDAECGARDGSSRSCGFGLSQGPHVVLWSLSCAPVVFVLSFITSFYYGTLTWYNIFLVYNEERTFCHKISVCPFLIIFYPGLIVALSLSLGLYSAVVQVSWAFSEWWLSVRDLEKGFCGWACGKLGLEDCSPYSVVELLDSDTISGSLQGKSLQTSSV; encoded by the exons ATGGAGCAGGTGGAGCAGCTCAGGTCTGACAGCCCTCAGCTGGAGTCTGTAAGGTCAGAGGTCTCAGAAGGGCAGGTGGATGAAGGAAGCAGCGGCACTAGCACTCGAAGGAAGAGGAGAAAGCGAGAACACCGGCCGGAGTCCATCATCGTCTACCGCTCTGATCCAGAGAGAGCCGCTGGTGAAGAAGACCATGGAGGAGACAGTGAGGGTGGAGAGAGGAACTCTGAAGAGGGAGCCACGTTTCTGAACAACCCCAGCAGTGAAG GTTGGGCCGTGTCTCCAGATAGCCGCTACGTGACTCTCACCGGGACCATCACGCGCGGAAAGAAGAAAGGTCAGATGGTGGACATTCACGTCACGCTCACAGAGAAAGAGCTGCAAGAGATGGCCAGGTCAAAGGAGCGTCTGGATGCCGAATGCGGCGCTCGCGATGGATCGAGTCGCTCGTGTGGTTTCGGTCTTTCTCAGGGACCTCACGTCGTCCTGTGGAGCCTCTCCTGCGCTCCCGTCGTCTTCGTCCTGTCCTTCATCACCTCGTTTTACTACGGTACTCTCACTTGGTACAATATATTCCTGGTGTACAACGAGGAGCGGACGTTCTGCCATAAAATCTCGGTCTGCCCGTTCCTCATCATCTTCTACCCCGGGCTCATCGTGGCTCTCTCGCTGTCGCTGGGCTTGTACTCGGCCGTGGTGCAGGTGTCCTGGGCCTTCAGCGAATGGTGGCTGTCGGTCAGGGATCTGGAGAAGGGTTTCTGCGGATGGGCTTGTGGGAAGCTCGGACTGGAGGACTGTTCTCCGTACAGTGTAGTCGAGCTGCTGGACTCGGACACTATTTCAGGGAGTCTGCAGGGAAAGTCGCTGCAAACATCCTCGGTGTGA